The segment TAGTGCGCTTTCCAGTTGTTCGGATTGGCGTACTGGTTGAGCCACACATACCGGGGATCGGACTCCAACCGATCGCGGAGGAAGTCGAGGCGCGCGCCCAGGAGGCCGCCTTCAGGCGTCGGGACGGTGATGATGTGCACCTCGGTGCCGAGGGCCTCCATCAGCAGCCGGGTCGACGGGTTGCAGCGGGGGTCCGTCACGCACAGGAACCGATAGCCCCGACTCGCCGCAATCAGGCTGAGTGCCACGCCCAGATTCCCTGACGACGATTCAATCAGAATGGAGTCCGGCTTCAGAATTCCTTCCCTCTCGGCAGCGTCCACCATCGCAATCGCCGACTTGAGTTTGACCGACCCAGCGAGGTTGAAGCCTTCGCATTTCAGAAAGAGGGGTTGCCCGAAGATTGATTTGAGGTCGACGTAGAGGTCTTCTTCGTGGAATTCATAAGGAGTCGAGATGATTCTCATGGTGTCCTCCAAGGAGCAGAACGCCAGCTATCCGTGGCGCCGGACTTCGTGAAAGAAACCTTCGACGACGTGCAGCTCGCCCGCATTCGACAAACTGTCGTAAACGAACTTGCCCACGGCGAGGTCGAGCACTCCAAGCCCGAAAGGCGAGAACACTACCGGTCGGTCCGCCGGAACCTTCACTCGGCCGGCCATCACGTCGTCCAGGGTGCCCTGCAGAAAGTCCCGGTTGCCGGTCCGCTGCTCGACCAGGTGTGGCGACGTGTCGGCCTTCAGGCAATGCTCGACGTCGTCGACGATGTTGGTCGACGACAACAGGATCTCCGGTGCGAGATCCCGCAGCGATATGTGCAATACCAGAGGGTTGTGATCGAACCATGACACGTCGCTGACATGCGGTTGCCCCGCGACCGTGGCGAACACGATCATGTCGCTCGAGCGGATCAGCGCCTCGGCGCTGTCGTGCACGCTGATCCGGCCCGTCGCGCCCGAGCGCTCCAGGTAGCCACGGAAGCCAGCCGCACTTTCCCACGACAGGTCATGAATCCCGATGTCCTCGAACGACCATCCGGTACCCACCAGGAAGGTGTGAATGTAGCGGGCGATCAGGCCCACACCGAAGAACCCCACGCGCTTCGGGCGCGGCCGGTTGCCGCTCAGCCGGTCAGCAGCCAGCGCGGCCGACGCGGCCGTTCTCGTCGCGCTGATGATCGAGCTCTCGAGGCACGCGAATGGGTAGCCGGTGTCGTGGTCGTTGAGAATCAGGACGGCTGAGGCCCGTGGGATTCCCGCCGCCACGTTCTCGGGAAAGCTGGAGATCCACTTCAGGCCGTCCACCCGCACGTCTCCGCCGAGGGACGCCGGCAGCGCGATGATCCGGGAGGAAGGCCGGTCCGGAAAACGCAGGAAGTAGGACGGTGGGTTCACCGAGTCCCCGGCCCCATGAAGCCGGTACGTGGCTTCGACCAGATCGACGATCTGGCGTTCCTTTCCCTGCAGCGCCTGTTGGACCTGGCTCCCGGAGATCACCGAGAAGGGTGGTATGGAAACGGCTGCGGGCGTTGCGGTTCCCTGCGTGGATGAACGGGATAGGGTCATTCCTTCACCTCGATGGGGTTGCAGAGCAGTCGTCCAAGCGCAGGGCGTCCGTCATCGCGACGAGCACCTCGCGTGGTCCCTTGTAGGCTTCCCTGCTGTGTGCGGTCCGGATGTTGTCGACGAGCATCAGGTCGCCGGCCTGCCAGGGCTCGCGCGTGGTGTGCCGCGCGTAGACCTCGTTGACGGCCTGCACGATGTCCTCGCCGATCGGGTCCCCGTTGCCGAAGCAGGTGTTGAACGGCAGCCCGTCCACGCCGTACATCTCCACCAGGAACTCGCGCACCTCCGGTTCCAGCGTCCACTGGTTGAGGAAGGCGACCTGGTTGAACCAGCAGCTCTGACTGGTGCCCGGATGGCGCACGATGGCACGACGACGCTGCCTGGTGCGCAATCCACCGTTCGGTTGCCACTCGAACTCGATCTTGTGGGCGCGGCAGTAGCTCTCGATCGCACTACGGTCGCCGGTCCCGAACGCCTCGGCGTGAGACATCCCGATGTCCTCGTTATAGCTTCGCGTCAGCATCCAACCTTCGCGCTCGAACCTCGCCACCAAGTCCGCCGGCAGCGCCTCGAGCACGGTCGGCGCGTCGGCCACGGCTGTGGCGCCGCCCTCGGTGGGCGCCGTGAGGCAGGCGAACAGCATGAGGCCGGGGACCTCGAAGAGGTAGCTCAGCTCGTGGTGCATGCACATGGGCTGGTTCGACGGCCAGGTCGAGGAGGAGTAGATGCCGTCGGCATAGACTTTGCGAGACGCGAACGCCTCCTTCTCGATGATCAGGCCCGTTCCCAGGCGCTGGAAGACCGCACCGACTTGTGCCGCGTCACGAAGCCCGAGGCCGCGGACGAGAACGGATCCGTGCTCGGTGACGACGGAGCGCAGCGCGACCCCGTACTCGGCCGCCCACCCCACCGCGTCCTCCGCGGCCTCGACGCAGAGAATCGGTGGCTTGCCGGACTGCAGCTCCAAGTCGAGCTGCGATGTCTGAGGGGATGAGGCTGACATCACGAACTCCTTTCTGGTGACCGCGAGCTAGTGACCACGATGTGAGTCATTCGCTGCCGCGCAGCACGATCCGCGCTGCTTCCGCTGGACGAGTACGCAAGAAGTAATGGCCGCCCTCATCGAGGACGTGCACGTCGACCTGCTCCGCCAGGATGTGCCAGTCCCGATATCGTTGCGGCAGCTCCGACGTGGTCGGATCGTCGGCAGCGCCGATCACGGTGATTGGCGCCGACAGTTTCGCCGCCGGCGGGTTGTCCAGGATGTCCGCCAGATAACGGTGCGCGGATACGACGTCGTGCCGGTACGTGGCGCCGATGCGCTCGACCTGTCGCGTGTTCAGCTCCCCGAACTGCACCGGACCGTGGTTTCCGTGCAACGACGCAAAGATCTCGGCTTGGCTCCGACTGTTCAGCTCGGCGATGGCGGCACGCCGGTCGGCGGCGGTGCCCGGCAGCAGCGCGCCGATGAAGACGCGTTGCACCTCGACCCCTTTCTCCTGCAGCTTCCGGGCAGTCTCCAGGGCCAGCGCGGCGCCCGATGAGTGACCCCACAGCGAGACCCTGGTCAGGGCGCGCTCCGTGATCTCGTGGACGACCCGCTGGACCACCTCGTCCATCGGGGCGAGGGAGCCGTTGTCGGCACCCAGGTCGTGACCGGGCAGCTCGACCGCGAAGACCGGAAGCCCGCTATCCCGCAAAGCGAGCGCCATCGGTTGGAAGTTGACCGCGTTGCCGCCCGCGTAGGGGAAGCACACCAGAGCATTGCCCGAAGCTTTTTCCGTCTCCGACAGGTTCTGCAGCAGCCCGGAGTCCCCGGCGGAATCGCCGTCGACGAGCCGGGCAAGATCTGCCAACACCGGGTGACCCGTGAGATCCTTGAGGGTAACCGCATGGTCCAGCGCGATCACCAGCTTCACGGCCGAGAGCGAGGTGCCACCCCGGTCGAAGAAGTTGTGTCGCCGGTCCACCCGCTCGGGTGAGATGCCGAGGACCTTCGCCCAGGCGGCGGCAAGCCGCTTTTCAGTCTCCGTGCGGGGAGCTTCGCGATCGCCCCCAGCGACGTCGAGCGCAGCGGCCAGTACCCGGAGGGCTTTCCGGTCGATCTTGCCGTTTGCGGTCAGCGGCAGGCTCTCCCGCCAGTGGAAGGCGGAGGGCACCATGTACTCCGGCAGGGACTCGCCCAGCAAGTCCTGAAGGAGGTCGATCTCGAGCCGTCGACCGGAGTAGAACGCCACCAGCTGCTTCGTTCGGTCGGCGCGCTCGACGACCACCACGGCGCCCTGTCGCACGCCGGCCAGACGCAGCAGGCTGTTTTCGATATCGCCGATCTCGATCCTGAAGCCGCGGATCTTGACTTGGGCGTCGCGTCGGCCCAGGAACTCCAGCTTGCCATCCGGGCGCCACCGGCCATAGTCACCGCTGCGGTAGAGTCGTTCACCTTTGCGAAGCGGATCGTCCAGGAAAGCGACGCGTGTTCGCTCGGGGTCGTTGATGTAACCGCGACCGACACAGACCCCGGAGAAAACGATCTCTCCCGCTGCTCCCAGCGGCACGGGAGACAGGTGCTCGTCCACGACGTAGACGTGCACGTTGTTGATGGCGTGGCCGAGCGGAACCTGATTCCCTTCCGGTGCCCGGTCCATGACCTCGTGGTTCGTATCGTCCGACGTCTCTGTCAGCCCGTACGCGTTGACGAGCTTGATCCGAGGCTCGGCAGCGAACCAGCGCTGCACGAGCTCCTTGGTCAGCGCCTCGCCCGTGACCGAGACGCAGCGCAGATCGGCCAGTTCGCGCTGGTGCTCATCCAGAGTGGACAGCACGACCTCGAGGTACGACGGCACGACCTGTAGAACGTTGACTCTCTCCTCGACGATCTCGTCGACGAACTGCGGGACGTCGAGGATCACCTCCTGCTTGATGATCACGGTCCGGCCCCCTACCAGAACCGCGCTCAGCAACTGCCAGAGCGAGATGTCGAAGCACTGGGGGGCGATCTGGGCGACCGCCTGCCCTTCGCGAATCTCCAGGTCGTCGATTTTCGCGCAGAGGTGGTTCAGCAGGCCGGCGTGCTCGCACATCGCACCCTTGGGCTCACCGGTGGAGCCGGAGGTGAAGTAGATGTATGCGACTTGCCCCGGCGCGACATCGATGCCGATGTTGTCGGGGCAGCCGTCCTCGCCGACCGCTTCGACAAGGATCGTGTGCACTCCGGGAAGCGTCGCGAGAGCCGCGTCGAGCGTGGCGTTGCTCCTGCGCTCGGTCATCACGAGCTTGCACTCGGCACGAGAGAGCATCGTCGCGATGCGGTCCGCCGGGAAATGCGGCTCGATGGGCAGGTAGACGCCCCCGGCCTTGAAGATCGCCAGCACGGCGGCCATCCAGTCCAGGCTGCGTTCGGTCACGACCGCCACTACTTCTTCTCGCCCCAGGCCCCGGTCCAACAAAGCGCGTCCCAGCCGGTTGGCCCGAGCGTTGAGCTCCGCGTAGGTCCACCGGTGGTCGCCGTGCACGGCTGCGACAGCGTTCGGATGGGCCCGAACGCGCTGCTCGAACAGCTCATGGGCGCGGCAGTCCGGAACTTCCCGTCGCGGGCCTGCGAGGCCTTCCAGCTGGAAGTGGAGTTCCTCGGCGGAGAGCAGGCTCTGCCGTCCATGCTCGGCCTCCGGGTCGACCGCGATGTGCTCGAGTACTGTGACGTGGTAGCCGGCGATCCGGGCCGCGGCCTCCGCATCCAGGGCATCCGTGCGGTACCGCAGTCGTAGAGCGAGCCGGTCGTCGTCACGCACTCCCACGCGCAGCACGACGTGGTCTACGAGATCTCCGT is part of the Candidatus Krumholzibacteriia bacterium genome and harbors:
- a CDS encoding amino acid adenylation domain-containing protein, which encodes MRVAADASREYWRNVLATGGFTTILRWTSDRAKGVAEHETTLPEDLVISLCRLADELSVPLGSILLAAHARVLAALSGEQQVTTGYVAAKAGSPLPCRLATGAGSWRTLLLDTRAAEAELLSHAQFPLDDLRRELHLTEPAFEVVFDPTMEDGDLVDHVVLRVGVRDDDRLALRLRYRTDALDAEAAARIAGYHVTVLEHIAVDPEAEHGRQSLLSAEELHFQLEGLAGPRREVPDCRAHELFEQRVRAHPNAVAAVHGDHRWTYAELNARANRLGRALLDRGLGREEVVAVVTERSLDWMAAVLAIFKAGGVYLPIEPHFPADRIATMLSRAECKLVMTERRSNATLDAALATLPGVHTILVEAVGEDGCPDNIGIDVAPGQVAYIYFTSGSTGEPKGAMCEHAGLLNHLCAKIDDLEIREGQAVAQIAPQCFDISLWQLLSAVLVGGRTVIIKQEVILDVPQFVDEIVEERVNVLQVVPSYLEVVLSTLDEHQRELADLRCVSVTGEALTKELVQRWFAAEPRIKLVNAYGLTETSDDTNHEVMDRAPEGNQVPLGHAINNVHVYVVDEHLSPVPLGAAGEIVFSGVCVGRGYINDPERTRVAFLDDPLRKGERLYRSGDYGRWRPDGKLEFLGRRDAQVKIRGFRIEIGDIENSLLRLAGVRQGAVVVVERADRTKQLVAFYSGRRLEIDLLQDLLGESLPEYMVPSAFHWRESLPLTANGKIDRKALRVLAAALDVAGGDREAPRTETEKRLAAAWAKVLGISPERVDRRHNFFDRGGTSLSAVKLVIALDHAVTLKDLTGHPVLADLARLVDGDSAGDSGLLQNLSETEKASGNALVCFPYAGGNAVNFQPMALALRDSGLPVFAVELPGHDLGADNGSLAPMDEVVQRVVHEITERALTRVSLWGHSSGAALALETARKLQEKGVEVQRVFIGALLPGTAADRRAAIAELNSRSQAEIFASLHGNHGPVQFGELNTRQVERIGATYRHDVVSAHRYLADILDNPPAAKLSAPITVIGAADDPTTSELPQRYRDWHILAEQVDVHVLDEGGHYFLRTRPAEAARIVLRGSE
- a CDS encoding TauD/TfdA family dioxygenase; translation: MSASSPQTSQLDLELQSGKPPILCVEAAEDAVGWAAEYGVALRSVVTEHGSVLVRGLGLRDAAQVGAVFQRLGTGLIIEKEAFASRKVYADGIYSSSTWPSNQPMCMHHELSYLFEVPGLMLFACLTAPTEGGATAVADAPTVLEALPADLVARFEREGWMLTRSYNEDIGMSHAEAFGTGDRSAIESYCRAHKIEFEWQPNGGLRTRQRRRAIVRHPGTSQSCWFNQVAFLNQWTLEPEVREFLVEMYGVDGLPFNTCFGNGDPIGEDIVQAVNEVYARHTTREPWQAGDLMLVDNIRTAHSREAYKGPREVLVAMTDALRLDDCSATPSR
- the sbnB gene encoding 2,3-diaminopropionate biosynthesis protein SbnB, coding for MTLSRSSTQGTATPAAVSIPPFSVISGSQVQQALQGKERQIVDLVEATYRLHGAGDSVNPPSYFLRFPDRPSSRIIALPASLGGDVRVDGLKWISSFPENVAAGIPRASAVLILNDHDTGYPFACLESSIISATRTAASAALAADRLSGNRPRPKRVGFFGVGLIARYIHTFLVGTGWSFEDIGIHDLSWESAAGFRGYLERSGATGRISVHDSAEALIRSSDMIVFATVAGQPHVSDVSWFDHNPLVLHISLRDLAPEILLSSTNIVDDVEHCLKADTSPHLVEQRTGNRDFLQGTLDDVMAGRVKVPADRPVVFSPFGLGVLDLAVGKFVYDSLSNAGELHVVEGFFHEVRRHG